The DNA window ATGGCGATCATTTCGTTTGTATCGGTGCCGTTGCTCCATCTGGTATCAAAATATTACACCTACCTTTCGAGCGCTATCTATGAAAAAAGTGCCTTTAAAATTTAGTCAAAAGTTGGCGCCGATAAAAACGCCATCTAGGGATAAATTTTCATTGTCGAAACCGTGTTACATTTGAGGCGTCATGCTGTCTTTTTCGATGCAACTGACGTACGGAAGTAGGTGTCAACAAGAATTAAATTACAAATTGTTCTGGGGTGTGGGCTATTTTTGCCGTTTCTACTATTTTCGCCCTACCCATGGTCTGCCATGGACATTGTTGTTATtatatagggtgaccatatcagaagagtcaaaaaccaggacagtcaaaagagtactgcttccccccgctacctctcaatcgacattgccaCGCCTCAATACAttacctgagccgtggatcttttaatattatcaatgtgtaaataaaaataaataattcgaattgggggtaggcgtagcgtagttggtaaatcgattgccttgtatgcagcgcacctgggttcgagccccgatcccgcacatagggttagaaattttcataagagatgtttctaacccgaagaggcgaatgaccttaaggttaaaacctctataatcgaaataaaaaaatcgatttttattgtgtatccatcggatcttgtgcacgcgcctaggggcagatcactctaagaatgtataacaaatttgcatcaaattgaaaaaatgcatttaatttccatttttgcattagCTTTGCACTGccccgcagaaaagtttgtttaataaacgtcctacgctgatccactttattagacgttttgttaaatgtagggctagtttttctgtagggttttgacgtcttacacgcaacgcaaacaacattgcacgcaacgcaaaatacattatgaatttctattttgatggaaataaatgcatttaatttcgctgatttttaaaaatgcatcacaagtcaTCTGCCCCTAGGCACGCGCTTTGTTACTTTGCGTAaagatcttatttcttattgaagatcgatttatttcattacctcttgttgcttgtggatcacttcgtccgctttctctcggtttatcgttttcattCATGCTATCCTCGCTGTTAGTGTTCtatgggctttcacgattacctggtttgagttgtttgtggggcctacgggtcacgattgcgtatccgtgttctttgttatttactttattatcggtggtgctagcagttgattgggaagtagtaggagcatcacaatgatcggatACGCTGTGCGTAGGTTCTGTTGTTGCAGTATTCTTTGGTACCTGAGATGCAACTTCAGTAATTTGTGATTTAGTTAATGTTGATGAAGGCGtgtgtgatgggtatgcttgcagttgatattgcttcgttagaggtttgtgtatatggtttctcgtagtgtgtcttcttgtgtaacaacgtagggcacgcaggggtctgtccttcatacgtgcacagcgtgatttgagattcggtcacgcgttttgctttgaattgaaagtttaGATATGACGGAATAGGTTCCGTCACTCGCATTTTCACGAAAGaaacaccgttggaaatacctaGAAAAAATTTCTTCTGGTGTCAAACTTAAATCTTACGTATTCCGACTTGATGGTTTATTGATAGTACCCAGGTGTAGATCGCGCAGACGCacatcaatcttatcattgtcaatatatacgggtatcttggtcctaacattatcatgctcaacgacgtattgcatgttgtcttccatagcgtagctttccgttATAGCCAAAATTTTAATCGTTATCAGTAACGAGAGTGTGGTGGgcagggcaggaaatattcgaaccgaacctatgttcgaatactttcaaagcaCGAAGCTTTGCGTTATTGGTTCGTATAcacaagcttcgcatcacaatcgcttaccatcgtaattgcggacatttgggcgatacttttgcatgctcttcggcgaggacaaatgaagcttcttgttcatttcattgatgttcggaaagatatgtaaaagcttttgcgtagttttcgacgaacacgagctaagctcttggttcgtgtgatcgatatttttgaaacatttaCATGGAGCTTCGAAACGATATTCGCGAACACAGAAAATaagattacctcgaagtatttcagaatcACGAACATCGAAAgattatatcaatttagcatcgcgagggccatcgttaacatgttcgccggacgatattagttttctttattcaaatacctacctactagctatgcaaaaaaagtatattctagacagaggccttgtattaagaatggaataggtgaaaaataattgtgacaatgtgtagcttatgaatgctggggttaactgaaaagtgacgtaacaagtttatttaagataccctactgatatattaccagtagggataaaatcaagatttcgctacagggcggggataaattttcaaatgaaataaattagggctagaaaatgaagttaaatgcaatgtacacaacgtattgagtggctcgcttatcttagtcatgttcctATAGTCACCTACcagttatgtcagtttcttgaggataaagatatcgatatccattcaaaggaaaaaatcgattatcagttaaataaataacgtcatgatgtgtatgattaatcctagaaataaatagggaatgtcaataaactcgaccattcccgattcatatttgGNNNNNNNNNNNNNNNNNNNNNNNNNNNNNNNNNNNNNNNNNNNNNNNNNNNNNNNNNNNNNNNNNNNNNNNNNNNNNNNNNNNNNNNNNNNNNNNNNNNNNNNNNNNNNNNNNNNNNNNNNNNNNNNNNNNNNNNNNNNNNNNNNNNNNNNNNNNNNNNNNNNNNNNNNNNNNNNNNNNNNNNNNNNNNNNNNNNNNNNNNNNNNNNNNNNNNNNNNNNNNNNNNNNNNNNNNNNNNNNNNNNNNNNNNNNNNNNNNNNNNNNNNNNNNNNNNNNNNNNNNNNNNNNNNNNNNNNNNNNNNNNNNNNNNNNNNNNNNNNNNNNNNNNNNNNNNNNNNNNNNNNNNNNNNNNNNNNNNNNNNNNNNNNNNNNNNNNNNNNNNNNNNNNNNNNNNNNNNNNNNNNNNNNNNNNNNNNNNNNNNNNNNNNNNNNNNNNNNNNNNNNNNNNNNNNNNNNNNNNNNNNNNNNNNNNNNNNNNNNNNNNNNNNNNNNNNNNNNNNNGCCATCCGTGCCATTCGGCAACTATGGAACGAGAAAACCATCCGCAACATGATGATCAGCCAGAGTTGCGTGGAAAAGATAATAGTTTTATTAGTCAAATTCGCTCGCAATGAATCCAAGGCTGCTGAAAGTCCACCCGAAGATGAACCTCTGGGGGATGAAACGGAAAAGGTGGTCATCAAGCGGATGCACGCTCCAGACCGAACAATAACgaaggaaaaatttaaaaacattgttCGCCACATGGAAAACAGTCATCACTGCGATATTGTCGGCTTCCAGCTGATCAAAAGCTACCGATGGAAGGATACGCAGGATTTTAAAATGCCAAAATCAAAGGAAACGGTAGAGTTGTTTATcggtattttgaaatgtttgcaAATGATAACGACCACGGTGAATCCCCGCATCGCCGAAGATATCTACGGCGACAATGGTTGTGGCGTTAAATGTCTAGTATTTCTCTGCTCCGAAACTAGCCAATTCCGGGCACTGGCTCTTAGGGTTGTGTTTAATATGGCCTCCAATCCAGATGCTATTGACAAGCTGACTGCCTGCGATGTGATTACGATGGCGTCTGATTTGATTATGTATGCTAATTTAGgtgagttttattttttctccaGTTGGATAACTAACAGATTACTAAAACCTATGCTTCTTTTAGATGATTCAGAGAAACGTTACTGCACCAGTGTGATATGTCTTCTCGCGAAGGAAGCTTGTAACCGAGGGCACATAAGAAGGAGTGGAGCCCTGCAGGCATTGATGCAACTAGCTAAGCAGTGTCAGGAAAAGCGTGAGCTCGGAATAATTCTTTACGCGCTTTATCAGTATCGGTTCGATAATCTCAGCTTCGATATTCTTTTGAGCAATGGACTTGTGAGCTTTCTGGTAAAAGTATTGAAGGATATTATCGCAGAGAAACAAGTCAATCacataaaacatgatgatgaggaAACATTAAACACCAGTATCTATTCCAAACGTCGATCCAGCAGTCAGAAGGCCAAATTGAAACGAAGTGACGAACTTTTCAACTACAAGAGTTCCAGTTTCTACCGGCAAGCTAAGATGGCTAAGCTGGACCCGTACTGTTCGGCTCCCGAGTCTCCGGAGAGTGGTAGCAGCGGTTACGCAAGCAATATTAACAGGAATCCTTCCAGCTCAGGTTCCAGTCCAGCGCGGATCGATGATAATGAAGATGATTTTGATGACGATGACATCTATTCTCCGGTTTGCAGTGACAACGAAGATGATCCGGAAACTAATGTTGGGAAAACGGATGCCCGAGCTCCCTCAGCAATGGCAGTGGATGAAGAGAGCACTGAGGATGCTAGGCCGACTGAATTCGACATACTTGCATTTTTGTACGATGATAATTCCAGCACCTATTTGACGAACGAAGTACCGGCTGTAGATTTGGAGCGTGAGCAGGATGAACCTATGGTGCAGGATGAAAAGCAGCGTCAAAATCAGTGCAGTTTTGATGACACCATCGACGATAATGAGATCCATGATATTGAGCTAGAGATCGTTTCTTCCCAGGCGTTTGAGAAAAATGCGATGCAACCGATACTGACGCTACTATGGTCGATTTCAAAATCGCACCGGGGATTGGAGTTCGTGCATCCGGAGACTTTGACTACCCTGCTGAAGATCTGTAAATTGACGAAGAAACCGCGCGGGCGGGCGTTTCAAATTATTGCAAACATTATCAAGCACGTTGATCACTTTCTGCCGTTGTTGAAACAGGACTTTGTCTTCACACTGCACGAATTTAAAGTTCCTTACAGCACACATTCTCGTTGCTGGAGCTGTGACGAGGTAAGTTGAAATTTGTTGGATTTCACGACGAGATTTGTCCAACTGTCTGCATTTCAGATGAAATCCGCTTGCAACGAGTTGATGTCTCTATTTGGCAACATCGGCGAAACCGGGTACGGGCAAGGTGAAATCGCTCACATTCTCAGGACAGGGGAGCGAACACTGCAACTGCAGGTTTCGATTATTGTGACGTTTGTTGTACGGGATACAAAGCTGCTCCACAAATTACTGTACGATATGAAGATCCTGAACACGGTGATGAATATTATTCTCAACGAGAATGAAGACGCAGAAGAAGAACGGTACGATCAACGGTTGAGTGTAGCAGCATGCTCGGGGATCACGACGCTGGCACAAAATCTCAATATATGTGGTGAGGAAGAGGACACTGGTACACCAAGCGAAAAATTGGAGGCCAAGGAGTTCGACAATACGCTAACGATTTGTGATGAAAGTAGTGCCGAAGAGAAGGTTACATTCAAGGTACGAAATGCGAACGGGATTTCCGATCAGGTGCTGGTGAGTAAAAGCTTGCTGGTTCAAGGTAGCGACGTATTCCAGCGAATGTTCGATGGCGATCATTTTATTGAGTCGAAAAAGAACGAAGTTCAGCTGCAGGAGAACATAAGCGTGGATGGGTTGAAATATTTCTT is part of the Topomyia yanbarensis strain Yona2022 chromosome 1, ASM3024719v1, whole genome shotgun sequence genome and encodes:
- the LOC131677040 gene encoding uncharacterized protein LOC131677040 — encoded protein: RAIRQLWNEKTIRNMMISQSCVEKIIVLLVKFARNESKAAESPPEDEPLGDETEKVVIKRMHAPDRTITKEKFKNIVRHMENSHHCDIVGFQLIKSYRWKDTQDFKMPKSKETVELFIGILKCLQMITTTVNPRIAEDIYGDNGCGVKCLVFLCSETSQFRALALRVVFNMASNPDAIDKLTACDVITMASDLIMYANLDDSEKRYCTSVICLLAKEACNRGHIRRSGALQALMQLAKQCQEKRELGIILYALYQYRFDNLSFDILLSNGLVSFLVKVLKDIIAEKQVNHIKHDDEETLNTSIYSKRRSSSQKAKLKRSDELFNYKSSSFYRQAKMAKLDPYCSAPESPESGSSGYASNINRNPSSSGSSPARIDDNEDDFDDDDIYSPVCSDNEDDPETNVGKTDARAPSAMAVDEESTEDARPTEFDILAFLYDDNSSTYLTNEVPAVDLEREQDEPMVQDEKQRQNQCSFDDTIDDNEIHDIELEIVSSQAFEKNAMQPILTLLWSISKSHRGLEFVHPETLTTLLKICKLTKKPRGRAFQIIANIIKHVDHFLPLLKQDFVFTLHEFKVPYSTHSRCWSCDEMKSACNELMSLFGNIGETGYGQGEIAHILRTGERTLQLQVSIIVTFVVRDTKLLHKLLYDMKILNTVMNIILNENEDAEEERYDQRLSVAACSGITTLAQNLNICGEEEDTGTPSEKLEAKEFDNTLTICDESSAEEKVTFKVRNANGISDQVLVSKSLLVQGSDVFQRMFDGDHFIESKKNEVQLQENISVDGLKYFFYLIRLQTLNKLTGMAPPPKLIEASLDALSLSQKYLLPAVEKSVQNIIKTLLNDDCVLNVFEWSLKNYNHELLAASTYYFLYSDISGAAKCKLFRAANKSTYRSEWRRLLNETILFRVQPNLE